Proteins encoded together in one Rubripirellula reticaptiva window:
- a CDS encoding LysR family transcriptional regulator, with translation MHLRTLELFCTIAEQRSFSKAAAAHDLTQSAASQAIGHLEESLGVRLIDRSKRPLVLTAEGTTYLRGLRGVLRSYQRLEKEVRSISCVLRGQITIGTIVSVGLSYMPSATDEFARVHPEVDVNTEFGSADRVVEMTTEGEVDFGLVSFPRSTKQIQCIPWQKEPMRIVCSAEHPLAANHEITLNQLRGADMIGFDRGLILRQEIDRCLSKAGVSVNVRMEFDNVDSMIRAIQANRGMGIIPEAAVRRETATGSLRVVACKEWRMTRPLGMIFRRSGRLSRAASEFGSLLLGRDIDSEIRNKSASRKAGVDGGSIEAGSGTSIVA, from the coding sequence TTGCACCTCCGAACGCTTGAACTTTTCTGTACCATCGCCGAACAACGCAGCTTTTCAAAAGCTGCGGCTGCTCACGATTTGACGCAGAGCGCGGCCAGCCAAGCGATCGGGCATCTTGAAGAATCCCTGGGCGTGCGATTGATCGACCGATCGAAACGCCCGCTGGTGCTAACGGCCGAGGGCACGACTTACTTACGTGGCCTGCGCGGTGTGCTGCGGAGCTATCAGAGGCTCGAAAAAGAAGTCCGCAGCATTAGCTGTGTGCTTCGCGGCCAAATCACGATTGGGACGATCGTTTCGGTTGGACTCAGCTACATGCCATCAGCGACGGACGAGTTTGCTCGCGTCCACCCCGAAGTGGACGTCAACACTGAATTCGGATCGGCAGACCGCGTCGTTGAAATGACGACGGAGGGCGAAGTTGACTTTGGTTTGGTAAGCTTCCCCCGAAGCACCAAGCAAATTCAGTGCATTCCGTGGCAGAAAGAACCCATGCGGATCGTATGTTCGGCTGAGCATCCGCTGGCGGCTAACCACGAAATCACACTGAATCAACTTCGTGGCGCGGACATGATCGGGTTCGACCGCGGACTTATTTTAAGACAAGAAATCGACCGCTGTTTATCCAAAGCTGGTGTTTCGGTCAACGTGCGTATGGAGTTCGACAACGTCGACTCGATGATCCGGGCGATTCAAGCCAATCGTGGCATGGGAATTATCCCAGAGGCGGCTGTGCGCCGCGAAACGGCTACTGGCTCATTACGAGTGGTGGCTTGCAAAGAGTGGCGCATGACGCGTCCGCTCGGAATGATATTCCGTCGATCAGGACGTCTCAGTCGAGCCGCAAGCGAGTTTGGATCGCTATTGCTCGGGCGCGATATCGATTCGGAAATACGGAACAAATCCGCCAGCAGGAAGGCTGGTGTGGACGGTGGTTCGATCGAGGCCGGGAGTGGCACTTCGATCGTTGCTTGA